The following nucleotide sequence is from Nitratidesulfovibrio termitidis HI1.
GCGGATCGCCGTGTCCGATGTCGATGGCCATCTGTAAGTATTCAGCCCCGATGTATCCCGATCGTGCTGCCGCCCGATGCATGAGTGAGTTTTCCTGTCCGGCTTCCGACCGAGTGATCTTGTTGGGGTCCGCGCCCAGTTCAAGCAGGCACCGGAATCCCGCGTTGTTCGGATGGTACAAAAGCCAGACAGGCACGGTAACGCCGTACGTGCCGGTCGCGTTGGGGTCCGCCCCGGCGGCAACCAGCTTGCCCATTGTTGCTATGTCCCCCTTTTCTGCGGCCTTGGCCAAGGCTTGCGCCTGCGGGTTGCCGGGAAACATTTCGCGTACGCTCATCCGTTGAAGCGGCATCTGGTCGGGTTTCCTTGCCGCACCGCAACCCATGAGCAGCAACGGCGTCAGCAAAACGATGAGGAACAGTTTGAGCAGGTCCATTTGGGCTCCTTAGTTTGCAAACGCTTCACGCATGCCTGCGATGCCGTGCAGCCCACCACCGTCCACGAGCACCCGTTGACCCATGGTGTCCGGCACGAACAGGCTGAATATATCCTGCAGATTCGTCAGCATGTCACCCCGGCTGACATAGGCGGTAGTAATTGCATTTCCACCTGCGCGCCATTTGGCTATTTCAGCAGGTGTTGTCGTTTTCGCGATCGTGCTGATGGTATTGTCATGTACGCCAGCGGCATTGAACGTCACGGCACTATTCACAAATCCTCCGGCTGCCAATGCGCTGGCCACGCCACCGCCAAGGGAATGTCCTGTAGCTATGAGTGTGCCACCTTGGTCTGAGGCATACTGCTTCAGATCTTGTATCGCTTTTGCTGCGCCCGAATACTGCCCGCTCTCCATGCCGAAGGCCTGGAGAGCATCTTCGCTAAGGTCTTTGACGGAGTCCGTTCCACGGACCACGACGACATATTGCTTGGGGTCTGTCTTGGAATTGCAGAACACGAAGGCGTGCAGGCCGGATTCATTGTTTTGCAACGGGCTCAGGTCTATGTCTCTTTTTTTCAATTCTGTGAGATCCTGCTCGGAAAGAGGTTTGAAGTCCTCGGTCCCTTGGCAGCCATTTTCATAGGAGCAGTCACTAAGCTCCGAGAATATGCGGCCCTCTTCTTTCTGCTCTGCGGTAAGCGGCGGAGCCGCAATGGCATTGGCAAGGGCCGCAACAATAGAACTCATGGCTCCCATCACGGGGTCTTGGCCAGCAATGGCGGCAGTGGCCGCACCAGCAGCCCCGGAGAGCACGATTTCAATGGTCTTGTCCAGTTCGGCAGCGCTGATCAGACCCGTCGCATAACGGCTAAAAGCAGTGGCAACAGCGTCAAGCAATGCGGTTTCCACCCCCTGTCCGTTCACGATGGTGCCAACTGAAGCCTTCACTGCCGCAACGGTCAATATCTGACCGACCATCCCGTAATTCTTGACTGACGACGCCATGGTATCCAGCGTTCCTGCCAGAATCATGCTCGCCAGCAAGGAGCGCGCGCCGTCCGCGGAAACGATGGACTTCAGCGTATCCTTGAAGTCACCGCCTGCGGCGGCATTGGCAAGGCCGGTCGCCATCTGCGAGCTTAGGGACACGAATGCGGCTGTCAGTGCAGTCTGCATTGCCAACGTTGTTGCTGTGGCGGCTTTTCCTGTCGCGACAACGATAATCGCCGCCTTCCCCGCAATGGTGCCGGGCGCCAGTCCCATCATACTCATGCTCAACTGCGACGCCGCGCCATACGTCGCCACCGAGGCGGCAATGGCGATGACCAGCATGGCCGCCGGGCCAAGGCCGCCGTCCTTGTGGTCCCACGTGTCGTACACGGCCTGCACGGCGCGCCAGTCCACGTCGTCGCGTTCCAGCAGCCCGGCCATCCA
It contains:
- a CDS encoding hemagglutinin repeat-containing protein, whose product is METRQVNGEDVLVPVVYLGSSSLDRIAAGGAVIAGKDVTIAATGDVQNAGVLVADNGLTITADTIFNTRGTMSGQDVTLAATDSILNTGGTVQGGKVALSATNDVISASDTVTFTSPTVTATHIGKQGAITADGDLTVVAGKNIGVFGSDMTAGGDAQLAAGNSVIVSTQALETHAKTTGKGSKSHTDVTTNHGASVTAGGSLTVDAGGSVTVHGSQVKAGDDLSIAAQENISVTSATDTTDYYDHSSGKSGGFGGGKKSHTTTLQAADNVASQLESGGDMTMEAGTSGKGAATISGSRLTSGGDIAVSAADDVLVTSVTDQHYAHSEEQKKGTFTSKMALDETRKIDVVRSELDAKGDVLVESRTGDVTVKASRLRAEGGVDIKAEQGSVALLTDKELSYERHVSSDMGWLTWSSRDKGTSAETVLHTLIESGENISITAGDGVTVEYHHTGDARADVRQLAKTPGLEWMAGLLERDDVDWRAVQAVYDTWDHKDGGLGPAAMLVIAIAASVATYGAASQLSMSMMGLAPGTIAGKAAIIVVATGKAATATTLAMQTALTAAFVSLSSQMATGLANAAAGGDFKDTLKSIVSADGARSLLASMILAGTLDTMASSVKNYGMVGQILTVAAVKASVGTIVNGQGVETALLDAVATAFSRYATGLISAAELDKTIEIVLSGAAGAATAAIAGQDPVMGAMSSIVAALANAIAAPPLTAEQKEEGRIFSELSDCSYENGCQGTEDFKPLSEQDLTELKKRDIDLSPLQNNESGLHAFVFCNSKTDPKQYVVVVRGTDSVKDLSEDALQAFGMESGQYSGAAKAIQDLKQYASDQGGTLIATGHSLGGGVASALAAGGFVNSAVTFNAAGVHDNTISTIAKTTTPAEIAKWRAGGNAITTAYVSRGDMLTNLQDIFSLFVPDTMGQRVLVDGGGLHGIAGMREAFAN